In one window of Mesoplodon densirostris isolate mMesDen1 chromosome 4, mMesDen1 primary haplotype, whole genome shotgun sequence DNA:
- the PLIN1 gene encoding perilipin-1 isoform X1, with translation MGSMAVGLPPQEVGGRGGMTSVPAFLQEQENVLQRVLQLPVVSSTCECFQKTYTSTKEAHPLVTSVCSAYERGVQSATSLAAWSVEPVVRRLSTQFIAANELACRGLDHLEEKIPALQYPPEKIASELKDTISTRLRSARNSISVPIASTSDKVLGTALAGCELAWGMVKDTAEFAANTRAGQLASGGADLALGGVEKVVEFLLPPAKEESAPAPGHQHAQKPPQAKPDLVSRVGALANTLSQHTFQTTARALKQGQALAMWIPGVAPLSSLAQWGASAARQVVSRRSSEVWVPWLHNLSATREEDHNDQMDTEGEETEVEQEESETEENKLSEGAALPGPQGLLGGVAHTLQKALQSTILIMMWAPAAVLGMAERLLHLMPAGAVSSTQGRAMSLSDALKGVTDNFVDTVVHYVPLPRLSLMEPESEFREIDNPPAEAESPEAERRGSGAPPASSEPASRPAQSRGSLRSARGPGAEDRVDTAAAPRTALPAMPREKPARRVSDSFFRPSVMEPILGRTQYSQLRKKS, from the exons ATGGGTTCCATGGCCGTGGGGCTGCCTCCCCAGGAGGTGGGAGGAAGAGGTGGAATGACTTCAGTACCTGCTTTCCTTCAGGAGCAGGAGAATGTGCTGCAGCGGGTCCTGCAGCTGCCGGTGGTGAGCAGCACCTGTGAGTGCTTCCAGAAGACCTACACCAGCACCAAGGAAGCCCACCCCCTGGTGACCTCTGTATGCAGTGCCTACGAGAGGGGCGTGCAGAGCGCCACCAGTTTGGCAGCCTGGAGCGTGGAGCCGGTGGTCCGAAGGCTGTCCACCCAGT TCATAGCTGCCAACGAGCTGGCCTGCCGAGGCCTGGACCACCTGGAGGAAAAGATCCCGGCCCTCCAGTATCCTCCTGAAAAG ATTGCTTCTGAGCTGAAGGACACCATCTCTACCCGCCTTCGCAGTGCCAGGAACAGCATCAGTGTGCCCATCGCCAGCACTTCAGACAAAGTCCTAGGGACCGCTCTGGCTGGCTGTGAGCTCGCCTGGGGGATGGTCAAAGACACTGCCGAATTTGCTGCCAACACCCGAGCTGGCCAGCTAGCCTCTGGAGGGGCTGACTTGGCCTTGGGTGGTGTTGAGAAGGTGGTAGAgttcctcctccctccagccaAGGAAGAGTCAG cccctgctccaggaCACCAGCATGCCCAGAAACCTCCCCAGGCCAAGCCGGACCTCGTGAGCAGGGTTGGGGCCCTGGCCAACACTCTCTCTCAACACACCTTCCAGACCACAGCCCGGGCGCTGAAACAGGGCCAGGCCCTGGCCATGTGGATCCCAGGAGTGGCGCCCCTG AGCAGCCTGGCCCAGTGGGGCGCATCAGCGGCCAGACAAGTGGTGTCCCGGCGGTCGAGCGAGGTGTGGGTGCCCTGGCTGCACAACCTCAGTGCCACCCGGGAGGAGGACCACAATGACCAGATGGACACAGAGGGGGAGGAGACAGAggtggagcaggaggaatcagagaCGGAGGAGAACAAGCTCAGTGAG GGAGCAGCCCTGCCTGGCCCACAAGGCCTCCTGGGTGGTGTGGCGCACACTCTGCAGAAGGCCCTCCAGAGCACCATCTTGATCATGATGTGGGCGCCCGCGGCTGTGCTGGGCATGGCAGAGAGGTTGCTGCATCTCATGCCAGCCGGTGCTGTCTCCTCCACCCAGGGCAGGGCCATGTCCCTGTCTGATGCCCTGAAGGGCGTTACTGACAACTTCGTGGACACGGTGGTGCACTATGTGCCG CTCCCCAGGCTGTCGCTGATGGAGCCCGAGAGCGAATTCCGGGAGATCGACAACCCGCCTGCCGAGGCCGAGAGCCCGGAGGCGGAGCGCAGGGGGTCCGGGGCGCCGCCCGCCAGCTCGGAGCCCGCGTCACGCCCTGCGCAGTCCCGCGGCAGCCTGCGCAGCGCTCGGGGCCCGGGCGCGGAGGACCGGGTGGACACGGCCGCCGCGCCGCGCACCGCCTTGCCGGCCATGCCCCgcgagaagcccgcgcgcagggTCAGCGACAGCTTCTTCCGGCCCAGCGTCATGGAGCCCATCCTGGGCCGCACGCAGTACAGCCAGCTGCGCAAGAAAAGCTGA
- the PLIN1 gene encoding perilipin-1 isoform X2: MAVNKGPTLLDEDRPEQENVLQRVLQLPVVSSTCECFQKTYTSTKEAHPLVTSVCSAYERGVQSATSLAAWSVEPVVRRLSTQFIAANELACRGLDHLEEKIPALQYPPEKIASELKDTISTRLRSARNSISVPIASTSDKVLGTALAGCELAWGMVKDTAEFAANTRAGQLASGGADLALGGVEKVVEFLLPPAKEESAPAPGHQHAQKPPQAKPDLVSRVGALANTLSQHTFQTTARALKQGQALAMWIPGVAPLSSLAQWGASAARQVVSRRSSEVWVPWLHNLSATREEDHNDQMDTEGEETEVEQEESETEENKLSEGAALPGPQGLLGGVAHTLQKALQSTILIMMWAPAAVLGMAERLLHLMPAGAVSSTQGRAMSLSDALKGVTDNFVDTVVHYVPLPRLSLMEPESEFREIDNPPAEAESPEAERRGSGAPPASSEPASRPAQSRGSLRSARGPGAEDRVDTAAAPRTALPAMPREKPARRVSDSFFRPSVMEPILGRTQYSQLRKKS, translated from the exons ATGGCAGTTAACAAGGGTCCAACCTTGCTGGATGAAGACCGCCCT GAGCAGGAGAATGTGCTGCAGCGGGTCCTGCAGCTGCCGGTGGTGAGCAGCACCTGTGAGTGCTTCCAGAAGACCTACACCAGCACCAAGGAAGCCCACCCCCTGGTGACCTCTGTATGCAGTGCCTACGAGAGGGGCGTGCAGAGCGCCACCAGTTTGGCAGCCTGGAGCGTGGAGCCGGTGGTCCGAAGGCTGTCCACCCAGT TCATAGCTGCCAACGAGCTGGCCTGCCGAGGCCTGGACCACCTGGAGGAAAAGATCCCGGCCCTCCAGTATCCTCCTGAAAAG ATTGCTTCTGAGCTGAAGGACACCATCTCTACCCGCCTTCGCAGTGCCAGGAACAGCATCAGTGTGCCCATCGCCAGCACTTCAGACAAAGTCCTAGGGACCGCTCTGGCTGGCTGTGAGCTCGCCTGGGGGATGGTCAAAGACACTGCCGAATTTGCTGCCAACACCCGAGCTGGCCAGCTAGCCTCTGGAGGGGCTGACTTGGCCTTGGGTGGTGTTGAGAAGGTGGTAGAgttcctcctccctccagccaAGGAAGAGTCAG cccctgctccaggaCACCAGCATGCCCAGAAACCTCCCCAGGCCAAGCCGGACCTCGTGAGCAGGGTTGGGGCCCTGGCCAACACTCTCTCTCAACACACCTTCCAGACCACAGCCCGGGCGCTGAAACAGGGCCAGGCCCTGGCCATGTGGATCCCAGGAGTGGCGCCCCTG AGCAGCCTGGCCCAGTGGGGCGCATCAGCGGCCAGACAAGTGGTGTCCCGGCGGTCGAGCGAGGTGTGGGTGCCCTGGCTGCACAACCTCAGTGCCACCCGGGAGGAGGACCACAATGACCAGATGGACACAGAGGGGGAGGAGACAGAggtggagcaggaggaatcagagaCGGAGGAGAACAAGCTCAGTGAG GGAGCAGCCCTGCCTGGCCCACAAGGCCTCCTGGGTGGTGTGGCGCACACTCTGCAGAAGGCCCTCCAGAGCACCATCTTGATCATGATGTGGGCGCCCGCGGCTGTGCTGGGCATGGCAGAGAGGTTGCTGCATCTCATGCCAGCCGGTGCTGTCTCCTCCACCCAGGGCAGGGCCATGTCCCTGTCTGATGCCCTGAAGGGCGTTACTGACAACTTCGTGGACACGGTGGTGCACTATGTGCCG CTCCCCAGGCTGTCGCTGATGGAGCCCGAGAGCGAATTCCGGGAGATCGACAACCCGCCTGCCGAGGCCGAGAGCCCGGAGGCGGAGCGCAGGGGGTCCGGGGCGCCGCCCGCCAGCTCGGAGCCCGCGTCACGCCCTGCGCAGTCCCGCGGCAGCCTGCGCAGCGCTCGGGGCCCGGGCGCGGAGGACCGGGTGGACACGGCCGCCGCGCCGCGCACCGCCTTGCCGGCCATGCCCCgcgagaagcccgcgcgcagggTCAGCGACAGCTTCTTCCGGCCCAGCGTCATGGAGCCCATCCTGGGCCGCACGCAGTACAGCCAGCTGCGCAAGAAAAGCTGA
- the PEX11A gene encoding peroxisomal membrane protein 11A isoform X2 produces MIQQSIHATDLVPRICLILASLNRVIYFICDTILFVRSVGLASGINKEKWRMWAARHYYYSLLLSLVRDLYEISLQMEQVAHNRAKKEKSPSQDPLVYSVADEETEWLQSFLLLLFRSLKKHPPLLLDTVKNFCDILNPLDQLGIYKSNPGIIGLGGLVSSIAGIITVAYPQMKLKTR; encoded by the coding sequence ATGATTCAGCAGAGCATTCATGCCACTGACCTAGTGCCCCGCATCTGCCTAATATTAGCCAGCCTGAACCGTGTGATTTATTTCATCTGTGACACCATCCTTTTTGTGAGGAGTGTAGGGCTCGCCTCTGGCATTAACAAAGAGAAATGGCGAATGTGGGCTGCACGCCATTACTACTATTCTCTTCTGCTGAGCCTGGTCAGGGATCTGTATGAAATCTCCCTGCAAATGGAACAGGTTGCACACAACAGAGCAAAGAAGGAGAAATCACCATCCCAGGATCCTCTTGTGTATAGCGTggctgatgaggaaacagaatgGCTCcagtcctttcttcttctcttattCCGATCTCTGAAGAAGCATCCTCCCTTGCTCCTGGACACAGTGAAGAACTTCTGTGATATCCTGAACCCTTTGGACCAGCTGGGGATCTATAAGTCCAATCCTGGCATCATAGGCCTTGGAGGTCTCGTGTCCTCTATAGCAGGCATCATCACTGTGGCGTATCCTCAGATGAAACTGAAGACCCGCTGA